One Pirellulales bacterium DNA window includes the following coding sequences:
- the modB gene encoding molybdate ABC transporter permease subunit: protein MDAKAVTLTLKLAACTTAVLVVIGLPLACWLATSTRRWRFAVDAAVALPLLLPPTVLGYYLLVGMGPHSFLGRWYENLAGRSLPFSFLGILIGSVIYNLPFAVRPFTAAFASVDRRLIEASWCLGVSRAATFRRVTIPLCWPGILTGVVLAFAHTVGEFGVVLMVGGNLPGVTRTISVAIYDDMQALNYESAAQSAAVLLIFAFATLCLTYALSRRTMPV from the coding sequence GTGGACGCCAAGGCCGTCACGTTGACGTTAAAACTCGCCGCCTGCACGACCGCGGTACTGGTCGTGATCGGGCTGCCGCTTGCCTGTTGGCTGGCCACCAGCACGCGGCGCTGGCGCTTTGCCGTCGACGCGGCCGTGGCTTTGCCATTGCTCTTGCCGCCAACTGTCTTGGGATACTATCTGTTGGTGGGCATGGGGCCGCACAGCTTCCTCGGCCGTTGGTACGAGAATCTTGCCGGCCGATCACTGCCGTTTTCCTTCCTGGGCATCCTGATCGGATCAGTGATCTACAACCTGCCCTTCGCCGTGCGTCCGTTCACGGCGGCTTTCGCCTCGGTGGACCGGCGCTTGATCGAGGCATCCTGGTGCCTGGGTGTTTCGCGGGCGGCCACGTTTCGTCGCGTCACGATTCCGCTCTGCTGGCCCGGCATTCTGACAGGCGTGGTGCTGGCGTTTGCCCATACGGTGGGCGAGTTCGGCGTCGTGTTGATGGTTGGAGGAAACCTTCCCGGCGTGACGCGGACAATCTCGGTCGCTATCTACGACGATATGCAGGCCTTGAATTACGAGTCGGCCGCACAAAGCGCCGCGGTGCTGCTGATTTTTGCCTTCGCGACCCTGTGCCTGACCTACGCGCTGTCGCGGCGGACGATGCCGGTATGA
- the modA gene encoding molybdate ABC transporter substrate-binding protein, with the protein MTSAFAPSFGRHARGAYLLLALLSVAGCGRSSPSTAPPGDEATSSRPEPAVRVAAASDLQFALREVVGKYNETHSDKPVEAVFGSSGSLFAQLSNKAPFDMFLSADMSYPQKLVEAGLAAADSEFLYAIGHLVVWVPKDSTLDFEKDGIKALTDPSVKVIAMANPQHAPYGRVAEAALKNLGVYDEVKDRLVLGENIAQTAQFVQSGAAHAGLIALSLALAPAMQERGRYWSVPADAYPRLEQGGVIMSAAQDLAAARDFRAYLISDEGKAILRQFGFELPEK; encoded by the coding sequence ATGACAAGCGCCTTTGCACCCTCATTCGGGCGGCACGCTCGCGGCGCATATTTGCTCCTTGCCCTGCTCTCGGTCGCCGGCTGCGGTCGTTCGTCTCCCTCTACGGCGCCCCCGGGGGACGAAGCAACCAGTTCCCGTCCCGAACCGGCCGTGCGCGTGGCCGCCGCCAGCGACCTGCAATTCGCCTTGCGCGAGGTCGTCGGAAAATACAACGAGACGCATTCCGACAAGCCCGTCGAGGCAGTGTTCGGCTCGAGCGGTAGTCTTTTTGCGCAGCTCTCGAACAAGGCGCCCTTCGACATGTTCCTCTCGGCCGACATGAGCTACCCGCAAAAGCTCGTCGAAGCAGGGTTGGCCGCCGCCGATTCCGAGTTCTTGTACGCGATCGGGCATTTGGTGGTGTGGGTGCCGAAAGATTCCACGCTCGACTTTGAAAAAGATGGCATCAAGGCACTGACCGATCCATCCGTGAAGGTGATCGCGATGGCCAATCCACAGCACGCCCCGTACGGCCGGGTGGCCGAGGCGGCGCTCAAAAATCTCGGCGTCTATGACGAGGTAAAGGATCGACTTGTGCTGGGCGAGAACATCGCGCAAACGGCGCAGTTCGTTCAATCGGGCGCCGCGCATGCGGGCTTGATCGCCTTGTCCCTCGCCCTCGCGCCGGCCATGCAGGAGCGCGGGCGCTACTGGTCGGTGCCCGCCGATGCCTATCCCCGTCTGGAGCAAGGTGGCGTGATCATGAGCGCCGCGCAGGATTTGGCCGCCGCCCGCGACTTTCGTGCCTACCTCATAAGCGACGAGGGCAAGGCGATCCTGCGTCAATTCGGGTTCGAGCTACCGGAGAAATGA
- a CDS encoding transposase: MSRIGDPILPEPLAYFLTWTTYGTWLPGDERGWVKRERGLQTPNASLRKSSKGRMSDSICLLSVAQRHIVEATVADHCQMREWLLHAVNCRSNHVHVVLSAPLAAKMVRNELKAWCTRALKAHVGEQSDSTSRRQKWWSERGSCRVINDEDSLEAAILYVRDFQSRRKRSS, translated from the coding sequence ATGTCACGAATCGGAGACCCAATTCTACCCGAACCGCTTGCCTATTTCTTGACATGGACCACGTACGGCACGTGGCTTCCGGGTGACGAGCGCGGTTGGGTGAAAAGAGAGCGTGGATTGCAGACGCCCAATGCGTCGCTCCGAAAGTCCTCAAAGGGACGCATGAGCGATTCAATATGCCTTCTTAGCGTCGCACAGCGCCACATCGTTGAAGCGACAGTCGCGGATCATTGCCAGATGCGAGAATGGCTGCTACACGCTGTAAACTGTCGGTCAAATCATGTTCACGTGGTGCTGAGCGCGCCTCTTGCTGCAAAGATGGTCCGGAATGAGCTTAAAGCATGGTGTACGCGCGCTCTCAAAGCGCATGTCGGTGAACAAAGCGATTCGACCTCGCGGCGGCAAAAGTGGTGGTCAGAGCGCGGAAGCTGCCGAGTTATCAATGACGAAGATTCGCTCGAGGCGGCGATTCTCTACGTGCGCGATTTCCAATCAAGGCGCAAGCGATCGTCATAA